Genomic DNA from Dioscorea cayenensis subsp. rotundata cultivar TDr96_F1 chromosome 1, TDr96_F1_v2_PseudoChromosome.rev07_lg8_w22 25.fasta, whole genome shotgun sequence:
agTGTTAGCAGGGGAAGAAGGATGTTCTTAGAGAGACAGGTGGTATAGTTATGCAAACTAATGATTCTATAGTTATAGGATGAAGAATTATGTTGATTTGTTAGGCCAGAATCGATGCCTGGTACAGtaatttgatgaatttgttaGGAATGCTGCGCAAGATTAGGTGCaagaattttaataattttgtcaTGTTCGTGAGCTTTAGGTTGTTTGAAGCtatgaaattgtttttatgGAATATCGTATGTATGAATCAAACTTTGAACATGTGAACAAAAAGAACTGGTTGAATATGAGCATGTGTGAAGTGACAAAATTTTTTCCAGGGGTAGACAGGATCCCTTTATTCTCTTGTGTTGAAAGTGCTGGATTTTTATTTGTCTGTCAATGCCTCGCAAATATGCCATGAGATTCTAGGAGGGAGGATTCctggttttttaataaattacttGAACATTGGATATACTAGGATAGATTTTATGTTCTTTGATCTCCCTCCTATATAATGCAAATTTGACAAAGATTTTTTTACAAAGTTTAAACATTTCATCATTTGAATCAATTTGTTTAGTCTTGgctgattatgattattataatgtttGCGGTAAATGTGGCCATTCCTTTACTAGCAATACCCTTCTCTTTTAAGGGCAGAAATATAACAGAACATCTCCCTGTTCATCTATGATTCTCGACTTGTTTAAAATTTCCTAATCTACCCTTATTTATGTAAAGTAGTAGCTTACTAACGTTATAGTTGGAAACCAAAATACCATATGAGCTCAAGGCTATAAGGATCATTGTGTATCAGGATTAatttaaaactttgaattgCTCGAGATTTCAAAATTCACCGGACATGATAGTAGACCAGTTGTCTTTGCTGTTGAATATCTGCACTCGATAAAGGGATGGCCTCctaaaattcttttcttttgcttttgagATCATTTACTGACTAATCTGTGTGTATAGAAGAACTTTATACTTGAGATTTTCTTCACAAGTGTCATACATCCCTCACTAATGTTTAATGCTTTCAGCAGACGTAGTAATGAACACCAAAGCATTTTCCAAATGATCGGCCttataacaattatttattattgatttgaGGTACTTTATTAGGAATACTAATACTTAGGTGAAGTCATCTTTGAGAATGTCAGTTAGCTGTACCTGCGACTTATAATGTAACTTTAGCTTTCTCAGACTTTATTCTCTTGGCAAtcatttgagaatttttttttaatatattttttattgcatGTGTATCCTTCTATATTTCTCAGGATCAAGTTGTTTTCTTCTGTCATTATTGAATTGTAGTACTTTTCATGCAGTAGACAAGCATGTAAACTTGAACTGACGAACTTTCCTTTGACAAGTGTTCTCCTTGCTTGCTTTCTAgcctaaatttaaatattttttaatgaagtgCTTTTTGGAATTAACTGAATATGTAGATCATGACACTTGTTGCTGAAGTTGAATCTCTAAAAAGGGATAAGGAACATCTCAGGATGAATCTTTGCACAGCTGAAGAGGAGGTAGGAATAAAATGTGCATCGTTATCCACCTCTTTTTTCCATTTGTGCAAATGATTATATAAGTTGTCCATTTTCTTCAAGGTTAAAGTACTCTATGAGGATAATAAACTCCTGGATGAAGAGAACAAGAGGTTGCTGAGGCAGTTAAACAGAGAAAGACATCATCATGGATCTGATAGCAAACACACAGCCAGCTCGTCAGCTAAGGTGAAATAAGAAATCCATATATATCTCTGAAActttaaatgatgaaaattttgatagtGAACCATGGGGCTTGTTTATTGGAACTATGTACTGCATATTTGAGCCATATACTTCTTTTTTCGATAGCAGTTTATTAAAATTCCTCCTTGAAAACCACCAGCATTGATAAAACAAACTTTTGGGTAATAACAAATATCGTACTCATGACTGCATCTCTAGCTAATAATCAATCTTTATGCAACTGTTAGATGCTGGGGCACATTTTTGGGGACTATTGCATCAAACAAGAAGTGATTCTccataatccaaaataaaaatgaactcTGCATGCTGAAATAATTTGATGCCATTTACTGCAAAAAATTTCATCTTGGTCCAGCATTGCTTTAATGCATTGACCCATTTTTTGTATTCAGCAATGCTCAACCTTTtgagatgtgtgtgtgtgtgtgtgttttcttaTGTTTGGTATAGCTATTGATTTTGACTTATGCACAGGGCAAGCGTAAATCCAGAGTAAAGGACAGCAGTCCCGAACATGCAATAGACTACAATCGAGGGGATTCACCAAGGCAACCTCTGTCACCCCTACAACCGAATTCTCCTGATCTCAGACTACATAAGAAGCAGAATGGTTTCACTAGTACAGATTAAAATCTACCGAGTTCGCACTCTCATTAACATGAAACTGCTGATTGCTGCTTCTTTTCACTGATTTTACAGGCAATTAGAGATGGTTGCATGTGTAACTTTCCTGGTTTCTTCTTAAAGTCCTATCAATCAAGCATTTAGATATGCTTGTTTCTTCCTGGAGAAGGTACTTTCAGTTTCTGATTTACTTTGATCCGGTCGGCATGTGTAATAGgaactacattttttttttttttggtcttagCCGGGTGCAAAATTTGCATCTCTATCTTACTGATGTTTAATTAAAAGGTAATTCATTGTTGACAATGTTGAAAAGCATTAGCAGTTGATGATGAGACATAGATCTGGATATTATGAGAGGTTTAACATTTGTGTGGAGCAGGAACATACAggtcttgtttttcttgtttcatttttctatttttattttggttgtcattttttgttttctgttgGTAAATATATGAAAGTCTTATCAGGTCTTTCTTATTATGAgttcaaattcaaaatagagtgcttaataattataataatataaatatgtatgtatatatatatatatagtataaatgTCTTTGACTGATTATAGTATGCTTGACAGTGGCCTTATGAGAGAACATTGTGAAATTTTATAAACACAGCATCTTGAAGAGTATACATAACACATTAAACAATTGGATTGCGGCACCAAAATATAAACCACCCCCAAacacaatcaaaactaataatttataGCTGTTTCATCTGGACGTGCCTATATACTTGTCACAACCTCCTAAACCAGAAGCAGAATTGGGTTTTTTAGGTCTTGGAGCTCAGTTTAGTTCTTATTAAAAGAATAGACCTTGCAAACATCGTTTGCGAGGTGTCTTTTATCAAGCTGCTGCAGATTGCTTGTCATCATGGTCTTCAAGATTTAACGCTCGCAGAAGCTTCGGCCAGGACTCGGGAATGCCTCCTGGCAATTCGAACTCCAAGAGCTTTCCTCGCTTGCGGTAGAACTCTTCAACTGGTAGGCTCTGCAGACAAAAACCGAAATAATTATAtgcttttagtttctttttcaaGGTATAATTAAACTAAACTAGGCATgagtttaaaattattaattatgtacGATGAGCATGACATGCGAGTTCAATACAACTTTTCAACATTTAGGCATAATTTTATCATATGAATGAATAGATCAAACCAGTCCTTCTGACCTAATGTGACATTTATAAGTATCCACACTAGAGAGGAATGCAAGAttgcatatataaatttaaaacaattttaggAAGATAAGATAATTAAGAAGTTGTGAAATACCGTGTCATTGTATACTCGGAGACGCTCCTTCACCACCTCTTCAGTATCATCTGAGCGAGTAATAAGCTTGGCGGCACAATTTGGAGGAGGAAGGAGAGGTGCCATATTTATACCAGGCCTTCCATTTTCGCCTTTGATGTCAATGGAGGCAACATTAAAATTCCCTCCACACTGGCTGCAAATTCTTCTCCCAAGGCATTTCTTAAGTAGCACATCTTCTCTCAGCTTCAAGTTGATTACTAAGTCTATGTCAGTCACGCCCTCCAGTATTTCCTACAGGAAGGAGTGAATTTCTTGACATCAGCTTAAACTGACAAAATGGTCAAATTGTGTAATTTATGaagtattttacataaatagaGTAGGAATTCTAACATCAGGATTCGATAACTATAAATGGTCAAATTGTGTAATTTCTGaagtatattatataaatagtgTAGAAACCCTAACATCAGGATTCGATAACTATATTGCTAAAGATAATAATGCAAAATCAACCTACCAAAATGGTAGAAAGTATTACCCACAAATCAAATATTGTTGCAGAGAGAAATAAGGCTAATTAATCTACCTCTTCAACATGCAGCCAAAGTAGACAGATGTAGACATACCATTCATTCTGTAGCAGTTATAACATCACAATACAAAAAGACAAGTGAATGAATCAGATTCAATTCCCAGGAAGTCATACAGATAGATGCTCACTGCTTGTCTTATGGTCCGAGGAAAACCATCTAGAATAAATCCTGATTCACCATTAGAAGCTCCATTCTGAAGCCGCTTAGACAATAGTTCTATTATTATCTCATCTGATACCAAATGGCCTTGATTTACAATTGCAGAAAGCTGCAAAACAAACATGTAAGTACTGATCACCACAAGGTTTTCGAGCCTTAAATGATTCCATACGAATGTTGGGAtcaaatatcaaaagaaaagtGAATATAATCCTTAGCAATGgaaataaagcaagaaaaagaaaggtgcAAAATAGTAAGAATATTACACATCTTTAGTCAATAAACAACTCGAAGTAAGAACAACGGAAACAAAACAGAGACGTTGACCCCAAAATCAGACAAGCTCTGTTTCAACATCATCAAATTTGAGTCACATAGTTGTGCATTAATTGGCTCAATAACATCATCAAATATGAGTCACATAGTTGTGTATTAATTGCCTCAATAAAACAGAGACGTTGGTCccaacaaccaaaacaaatagcAAACAAAATTTCTTCCATAGACCAAATGGATCACGCAAAAGAGCTGAACAGAGCTTTAGAGCTGAATTGtcattgggaaaaaaaaaaaagtattgagATTTCATCAAGTttagaaaaagttaaaaacacataaaaaaacattattaattatagAAGAAAATTTATCTAAACCTGATTTAAAGCTTTCAGAATTTAAAAGAGAACACGCTAAAGTAAATCACTCATGTTTGGCAAAGACAAGCCTTATTCTATGTTATAGGCTCATGGAATGAGCTTTTCAATGCCAAACCAATCAGTAAACATGCAAGAAAACTATTTGAGAACCAAAAATTCTTATCATCTGGTTCATGCTAAACCATGCTTTTGATCATTTCAGGATCCAAATAATTATATCAACCCTGATTTCAAATCCCTATTTCACATAACATCACAAACGATCATCCCATACCCTGGAATCATTGAATCTAGAAATCAAATTTCAACAAGACTTTTAATTTTTCACTGATTCTAAATCATGCTTTTAATTGTTTCACGTGATCGAAATAACCACATAAACATTGATCTTAAATTCCTAATTCACAGCAAAACAAATCACACACCCTAAAATCACTGGCTCAAAAAATCCAATTTCAATCAGAGTTTTGATTCTCTGATTGATACTAAACCATTCTTTTAATTGTCTCACGATCCAAAAGACCACGAAAACATTAATTTTGATTCCCAATTCCCCACAACACCAAAGCTCATCCCATGCCCTAAAATCATCAAATCTATAAATTCAAATTTCCaaaaaaccaaaacccaaatctaaAAACAAACACCCAAAATTTCTCAAGCAAAACAAAGAACATCAAACCAAGAACCCAATCCACCTGCTGAGCAAGAGAACCAGAAGAGCTGAGCTCCTCGCGGACGAGATCACCAGTTGCGATGTGAGGAACTCCAAGAAGCTGCGAAAGCCGGCTAGCATACGTACCTTTCCCCACTCCAGGGCATCCAAGAAACACCCACTGAACTCCCCTCTCTCGATGATCTCTCCTCGGCCCAGCCCCCATCTTCGGCACCGCCAACTCAGGCACAAACCGCCCACCGCCCTCCGGCGCCGCCGTCGTCGACATACGACTCAACGACCCCAAGAAGGACGTGCGGAGAAGGCGGTTGAGCGCCGCCATCGATGGGGACGAGCAGAGCTTGCGAGGGTTTTGAGAAGAGTAACGAAgatcaaaagaagagaaaatgaaTTTGAGAAGCGTTTagagaagacgaagaagaggTGGTATATATTGGTCACGTGGGACACGTGGAGATGATTGTGATGGAGATCAACGGTTAGGATTTCGCTGATCTAAATAAGTGTTGTTGATCTCGGAGCATGGTTGATGGAGTAACGTCAATAGATCTGGATTGATGACGTGGCTTCATCTCTGAGACCCTACTCTTTGGCTTACGTGGACCAATGTATGAGTGCCAAGTCAGCAGGCAAAGTAACATGTAAGGATATCTACTTGTCCAGGGATATAGATAATATCcaagttttaattgttttattagatttataaaattataattttccttttttaatttaaatgatttattatatatatatatatatatatatgaaaaataatcgCTTATAAATAGttcacattaaaaaataggatatataGTATTTTGATTTTAACCGTTATCTCAATTATTCGATTTTATTTCTACTAAACTTACAACAactataacaaaattaaaacctaaaattaataaatcttaTTAAACCCTAATTAACACTCACTATAGCtacttaatttatattatgCTCAACTGCGGAcgtttgtattatatatatataggtgaatATGGACAAACTACGGCAATAGAGCGCGCAACAGacaagttaatattttaatttacttgtgctttcatTCTGTGGAAACGAAGGTTTAAACCCGatatcaatatattaaaagGTCATTTGTACTATAAAGATAAACATACCCGACCTAGTTTTGTAAAtcactaataataaaataaatataaacccgatatcaatatattaaaagGTTATTTGTACTATAAAGATAAACATACCCTGACCTAGTTTTGTAGGtcactaataataaaataaatataaattttgagaacatattattaaaatattatttatattaaaaatatttttcaaatatcctATGAAATAGAGAGCCATTTAAATATAGGCTATATGGATAATATATCTATTTCTTAGCCTAAGAATAAAATTCCATTGGCGATCGCATATGATTAGATCagataatgaaattgaatatttaaaaatttatgtatatatttatatatatattaatcataagcatttaaatatatatatatatatatatatataaatcataagcATCTACCAACAGTAATAGCTAAATTATTGCAACAGGCCATTTAGGCTGGTACTTGCTAAAATTTGCTGGTGAGCTTACTCAATGGACCACTAAATATTTAATGGTCAAAAAGATGGTACTTGGCACTCTGAAGTCTGAACACATGGTACATGCACTTCCTTCCAGTTAATTAGTGTTctgcatttcttttttttttaaaaaaaaaaacaaaattaggtTCATTGTATCTTTTAGGTGGCATTGATTCAAGTCTAATATCAAATCACAATTTCTAATAATTGATTTTTGGTTATGATCAACTTATTTTAGGAAagatcaaaatttataaaagttcTGCAAAACATCAGAAAATGCGAAGATTGAGAAAGTCATGTCATACAATGAAATATCTAAGATGTATCAAATGATAATAAGAAGTAGTCTGGTTCATCATAATCACTTGTGAGTCTTGAGAACCAGCAAGCAAATTATCAGTTAAATCCTAGAAATTTGAAAGGGAACCATTTCTTCCCTTAAAACCAAATTGAGAACATCTGAAAAACCAAGCCCGGTCTTTTCTTCCCTCAGAACCAAATTAAAAGCATCAGAGAAACCATGCTTCATTGACAGATCTCGACGGCATTCTTCGGCCGCCAAAATACCTGAAGAGTATGCGCCGTGCACGGTACCAGAGTGATCGAGGCTTGTGGCTTCACCGGCAAAGTAAATGTTATCAACTGGAGCTCGAAATCTTTCGTATAAGTCAGCTGGCTTCCCGACTAAATCGCAGGAGTAAGACCCAAGAGAGTTTGGATCTGTTCCCCAGCGTGAAACCAAATAGCCAACCTGAACAGAATAAATGCCGGTCAGTTTTGATCAAAGAGCGAAAAGAAGGCAGCAAAAAAATTTGATCTTACAGGCTCAGTGGCATTGGGTAACATTTTCTTGAGCTCTGCCATTGCGAGTTTAGCAGCTTCTTCATCTGATAACTTTTCTATGCTATACGCGAACGTCCCGGCTGCCATGTATACAAGAACAGGATATCCAGTTGCCTTCTGAAGGTTGAGAAAGTATCCACAAGCGTAAGATGTTGGTGCGACGATTCCTAAGACTTCTACATTTGGCCAAAACACTGAATCAAAGCGAAGGGCGATTTTGTTCTCATTTCCAACACCTATGTCAGATAGTGCTGAGAGCTTCCATTCAGGCAAACTAGGTTCAAATTCAATCAGATTTGCCTGGAGGACGCCAAGTGGAACGGTGATGATCACAGCGTTAGCTATAAAACTGCTTCCATCCTCTGCTGTAACTATGACTTTGTTGCTGTTCTGGAGAATTTTGGTCACCCTGATTTCATCGTTGAGGAGGAAATGATTGACAAAGTAAGTACACATGCCATAAAATAGTCATGAAATTGAGCTCAGGATAAGATTGCCACATTTTTTTCCTGACCAATGTGTAAACTAGAGGACTCGCAAGGATAGTTAGATAGCAGAAATTTCAGAAAGAATTGGTTTATTGTGGTAGCTCTATTGGAATAATAAATTGTGAATGAGAGTAAGTGAATAGCTACTGGAATAGAACCAGAGTTCCATAGATAAATTTACAGATGTGTGGGACATTATAACCGCAAAGTAAATAAGATCAACCAACTGTTAATGAAATTATCTTCAAAATTTCAATAGTATCAGCAACACAAGACCATTCTAGTATTTCAATTGAAAGGAGACTACTAGAGCAGAAATATTTTGGTTTAGAACATTCACAATGAACGTCAACTGCAGAGGAACTCAGAAATATAATTCACAGTTAAGTAAATAAATTTACAGCTCCACTAATCATCATACATTCTAAATGATAAGAAATCAGTGTCATTACTTGTGCTCATAAATACATACCTGTGATTTAGACGGATATCAAGGTCCTTGGCAAGAGCATTTATTAGAGGATAGTAACCTTGCACCATAAGTCCATGGCCACCTGTGAGCACATGCTCCTGCATTTAGAAAGGATCATAAGCTCACAATACCTCAATAATCAAagttaatctttgcttgagctGTTTTTATTTGCTgatatctttaaaaataatagtgaaGGAGTTCAAAAGATTTATTACAAAAATCACCAAAGAGATGTCAAATTTCTCCACCAGTGTCAACCATGTTAAAACATTATTCTCTTGAATAAATGTAACAAATAATGCATGAAAGAGACATCCAAAGATAAGAATTAAAATTGAGTCATATGTGTGGAAGAGTAAGAGGGATAGTATGCCATGAGAGATGTTATGCATACCTTCTTAATTTCAAGCAATAATACCCAGCATTCAATAAATAGAATATAATCAGAAAATCTTATGCTAATGgtgcatacatatacatgttcATTCAGAATCAATATTGTGTAAACCATAAATTACACCTTTAGTACACTAAGTCTGCTACCTCTCGGAAGGAAAggagcattttatttttaaaaaaaaagaagaaataacaaATGTTTAGCCAACCAAATTTGACTGTGTGAAAGCCATTGATATAAAAGCAGCAATCCGGGCTACTACCCCTTCTGCCTTTTGACTTAGATAGATTGCCAGATTATATTATATGCCAGCTGTTGCAGAAGGGGAGTGATATAGAACAGCTCAATTCATTAAGGATTTGACAACTAAAAATATCTATCCTTGcttataagaaatataataaccTAAACAGTTATTAAGCCTTACCTGATCCCAGTTTTTCAGAGATATAGTATCTACATCAGCAGCAAACCATGCTTCCATTCTGCATATATACCATTGCAGCACTTCATATGCCAAACCCTCTTGCctacacaaaagaaaagataggacaTACATACATAAAGATCATTCAGAGATAAAATATGAATGAATGGCACagaaaatgcaaaaatatatgAAGTTACCTTAATTCTGGATGCCTGTCCAAAACAATTGAAATTGCTCGGAGGATAGACATATCCTCGATATGCTCATCCCTCACTTTTTTAGTCTGCAatcctcaagaaaagaaggcgctcataatttacataataaaattacattagaAAATGACCAGGACCACAAATATGACAAAGAAAAGTAGTTTACCTCTTTGAGAATTTTCTCAAAAATCAGCCCAACTTCAATAACAAGTTCTTGGGGGACTTGGTGCCCATTCTTATCAAAAAGAGTATAGCTATAAGAAGCATGTATTTAACATATCAGTAtacaaaaaaattgcatgaATATTTGACTAAATTTGAGTTTCCAACAATAGAGTGAAACATAAAGTTATATACCTTTCCAGATCATGGTCATATAATACAGAGTTGTCACCACTAGTTCGGTATAGCCTTAGACCAAGATGGCGAATCAATGGGGCCAAAGAATTTTCATTGCAAACACCATGTAGCCTGAATTTCAACAAATAAGAGTCAGGtaatccactaaaaatattaaatttgttagacAGAAAAAGCTATGATCCACATAGAATTACCATGATGCTCCCATATCTACAGGAAAGCCAAGAGAATAGTCGGTATGCACACGACCGCCGAGCCGATTACGTGATTCAAGGAGAGTGACCTAAAACATAGAGATCAAACTTTAAAAGGGAAGCAAACAAAACATCACCTCGAAAAGATGTGAAAACCACAAGATCTTCTCAGATTAAATTAACATATTGACACCgattctggaaaaaaaaaaacaccataaAAGGGGTATACATTAAATGATGCATTTGATAAGGCACGAGCAGCTGCAATCCCTGATATCCCTCCACCGACAACAATAACTGAAGGGGGGGATGTTTGATGTTTATCAATGTGTGCGAGAAATGAACCTGcagcaagaaaaataaaatatcattactaaAGCATACAAGAGTTTTCGCAACCTAAAGGTCACTCTAACGAATAAGACATAATGTATATGCAGACCTAATTTTCGGCAACttccaaatgaaaaaaataaataaataagaagaaatcaaaTGGCCTCACTAGAAGAAGAATCAAACGGCCTAACTAACAAATATTTCAGCTAACTTCTTGGCCCTTCCAAACCATAGATATTATATTGATTTGAGAGTGTCTAACCAGATTAAACATTTTGTACCTCAATATTAATGTTCTCTGTGCTTTAACATGGAACTAAGGTGCTCATGTTTTTCCCTAGCAACTAATCAAACTTCAAGTCAAAGAGAAGGACAAACTGAACATAATATGctacaagaaacaaataaaaatgacagGAAAGAACAGATTCATAGTTTAGTTAAGTATATATACAACCCAAGTGATAATAAGAGAAAAACCGTAATCCAGTAAAGCCATGATCTTTAGTGTTCTGACATTCTAGTCAAGCACAATACTAAACTAGCCAACAAGTTTTAATGATTAAATTGTAGGAGTGAATTTCAACCAAAAACAAATACTCCATTGgatcccaaaaaaatatatcaaattaaagtaCAGAAAATGCCTACCAATTTGCTCATTATTGAGGGCTATGGAATCTACCCTTTTAAATCCATAATGCTACAAACTTGGGACCATCAAATTGCGCATTAATGCATAAATGCACGtatacaaattttgaaaaatatatatattaaactccTCCCAGCctaaaaatcaactaaaaattCGAAAAACAGAACTTTACATAATCATTgactcaataaacaaaaaaaaaattatatttttctcaataatGATAAAGggaaacacaagaaacaaacacaaacccctaaaaaacaacaacaaaaaaataaaaattaaaattaaacaacaaaaaatcaagacaatacCTCCAATGACGAAATTGGTTGGCTCCATGGCAGCGTCGATCAAAAGAATCGAAACAAACCACAAGAATCCGTTCAATCTTAAGAACGTATAGGATTCAATGAAGAATTACAACGTATAGGAATAAATCGACGATAAATGACAAAGATCAAATGACTCCGATCGGAGAGGCAGCGAAGCTTATCAAACCAGCTCATACCCTAAAATTTCCTCAAACCGGCAAAAGAACAAGATCAAAGAGCAAagattgaagagaagaagagaagcaaaACCAATCGATTCGAAGCCCTTTTCCTCCACTGGATCGGAAAAAACCGAAGGTATTTATAGATAAACAAGCGCGAGGGTTGGAGAGTCTTGAACGGCTGTTCTTTTCCAAATTGCCAATAGGCCCTTGacttttaagataattattattttttcaaatatcctatttaatccctctaatataattaaTCCATTACATtcctctaatataattatattatgaagaagaacttatattttttaaaaattaaaatacatatctctccttaaaaacaaatcatattaaaCGAATCAA
This window encodes:
- the LOC120264202 gene encoding polyamine oxidase 5-like, whose amino-acid sequence is MEPTNFVIGGSFLAHIDKHQTSPPSVIVVGGGISGIAAARALSNASFNVTLLESRNRLGGRVHTDYSLGFPVDMGASWLHGVCNENSLAPLIRHLGLRLYRTSGDNSVLYDHDLESYTLFDKNGHQVPQELVIEVGLIFEKILKETKKVRDEHIEDMSILRAISIVLDRHPELRQEGLAYEVLQWYICRMEAWFAADVDTISLKNWDQEHVLTGGHGLMVQGYYPLINALAKDLDIRLNHRVTKILQNSNKVIVTAEDGSSFIANAVIITVPLGVLQANLIEFEPSLPEWKLSALSDIGVGNENKIALRFDSVFWPNVEVLGIVAPTSYACGYFLNLQKATGYPVLVYMAAGTFAYSIEKLSDEEAAKLAMAELKKMLPNATEPVGYLVSRWGTDPNSLGSYSCDLVGKPADLYERFRAPVDNIYFAGEATSLDHSGTVHGAYSSGILAAEECRRDLSMKHGFSDAFNLVLREEKTGLGFSDVLNLVLREEMVPFQISRI
- the LOC120263981 gene encoding probable adenylate kinase 1, chloroplastic — its product is MAALNRLLRTSFLGSLSRMSTTAAPEGGGRFVPELAVPKMGAGPRRDHRERGVQWVFLGCPGVGKGTYASRLSQLLGVPHIATGDLVREELSSSGSLAQQLSAIVNQGHLVSDEIIIELLSKRLQNGASNGESGFILDGFPRTIRQAEILEGVTDIDLVINLKLREDVLLKKCLGRRICSQCGGNFNVASIDIKGENGRPGINMAPLLPPPNCAAKLITRSDDTEEVVKERLRVYNDTSLPVEEFYRKRGKLLEFELPGGIPESWPKLLRALNLEDHDDKQSAAA